Proteins encoded together in one Halothermothrix orenii H 168 window:
- a CDS encoding TrkA C-terminal domain-containing protein: MLFNKGDKTIVIMGDNKITVSIARILSKNNDVVLISKDPLLLENNRALDVEFIVSSNKGLFSIMDNIGFKKSDIFLSLTASDEFNLFASYLAKNKGADKTVSLVNNNSYLELEAGDWVDLIFNPNQILTDLISVLLKDTRLINIKNLIPGKVDVTQVTVTPGDKLSYLKIKNIDFNNGIIVAIKRGNKYIFPDPELPLYPDDRLFILYKRGMVSKLLKNFIKKRHSKKKIFILGGNKLSVSLVKAWEGIYKRLIIIEPDLNQCNHLAEKLEDILILHGNGVDLNLLREEGLDKDSIYVGSSLGDLSNILGSYIAMKTGCTEVVTVLHNPVYKGVANILGLKMVISLPEQIAKYVSNYLSSGEDINPHIFGDRIRIRQIQINTLPPRLRGNLGELVIPQGVIIAVILRKGQTLIPAKNNKIKKGDKLVIIYDVDREDKVMGFFYEFRN, from the coding sequence ATGTTATTTAATAAGGGGGATAAAACAATTGTTATTATGGGTGATAATAAAATAACAGTGAGTATAGCCCGGATATTAAGTAAAAATAATGATGTAGTTTTGATTTCTAAAGACCCTCTGCTACTGGAGAATAACAGGGCCCTGGATGTTGAGTTTATTGTCAGTAGTAATAAAGGACTATTTTCTATAATGGATAATATTGGTTTTAAAAAATCTGACATATTCTTATCCTTGACCGCCAGTGATGAATTTAATTTATTTGCCTCTTACCTGGCTAAAAATAAAGGAGCTGATAAGACTGTAAGTCTTGTTAACAATAATTCTTATCTGGAATTAGAAGCAGGTGACTGGGTTGATTTGATATTTAATCCCAACCAGATATTAACCGATCTAATCAGTGTTCTGTTAAAGGATACCAGATTAATAAATATAAAAAACCTAATACCGGGTAAAGTTGATGTTACCCAGGTTACGGTTACTCCTGGTGATAAATTATCATATTTAAAAATAAAAAATATAGATTTTAATAATGGAATTATTGTTGCCATTAAAAGAGGAAATAAATATATTTTTCCAGACCCAGAATTACCATTATACCCTGACGACAGGTTATTTATATTATATAAGAGGGGAATGGTCAGTAAATTATTAAAAAATTTTATAAAAAAGCGCCATAGTAAAAAGAAAATATTTATTCTGGGGGGTAATAAACTTTCCGTGTCACTGGTAAAGGCCTGGGAGGGCATATATAAGAGGTTAATAATTATTGAACCTGATTTAAATCAGTGTAATCATCTTGCTGAAAAACTTGAAGATATTTTAATACTTCATGGAAATGGTGTAGACCTTAATTTGCTAAGGGAAGAAGGACTTGATAAGGATAGTATTTATGTTGGTTCCAGTCTTGGTGATTTATCAAATATTCTGGGTAGTTATATTGCCATGAAAACTGGTTGTACAGAAGTAGTTACTGTATTACATAACCCAGTTTATAAAGGAGTAGCTAATATCCTGGGCCTGAAGATGGTTATAAGTTTACCGGAACAGATAGCAAAATATGTGTCCAATTATTTATCTTCAGGTGAGGATATAAACCCCCATATATTTGGAGATAGAATTAGAATACGACAGATTCAAATAAACACACTTCCTCCCCGTTTAAGGGGTAATCTCGGAGAACTTGTAATACCACAGGGAGTAATTATAGCTGTAATATTGAGAAAAGGCCAGACCTTGATACCTGCTAAAAATAATAAAATTAAAAAGGGGGATAAGTTAGTTATAATCTATGATGTAGATAGGGAAGATAAAGTTATGGGATTTTTTTATGAATTTAGGAATTAA
- a CDS encoding TrkH family potassium uptake protein, which yields MNYKAILNILGTLLIIVAAAMILPVLVGLYYREKDIFAFIITSGITYLSGKLLKKCTYEGKGLQYKDGFVVVTLGWFLVSIYGALPFLISGVFKNPIDAFFESVSGFTTTGATVIMSLESVSKTVLFWRSLTHWLGGMGIIVMTMAILPELAGNMHLFKAEVPGPLHNRIQPRIQDTAKTLWLLYFFITICEIILLWISGVPFFESIIHSFGTVSTGGFSSRALSVKAYNSLLVDTIVTFFMFVAGTNFNLIYDLFRGKIRTFIKDEEFRFYIWILLIAIFLVSINLIFNVYDNPNDAIRYASFQVVSISSTTGYATVDYDTWPPFSRWILLILMFIGGSAGSTAGGIKVIRIKVLFKKGLQELYYLLHPRAIKKIKINKMVVSERVSTSILGFFFLYIMVFVMVTVVLTYFGIDLISAISAVAATLGNIGPGLELVGPLNSYLPFPDSAKLLLSFCMMLGRLEIYTILVFMFMDWR from the coding sequence ATGAATTATAAAGCAATACTAAATATTCTGGGGACATTATTGATAATAGTGGCTGCGGCCATGATACTTCCTGTTCTTGTTGGGTTATATTACAGGGAAAAGGATATCTTTGCCTTTATAATTACATCTGGAATTACCTATTTGAGTGGGAAATTATTAAAAAAGTGCACATATGAGGGAAAGGGTTTACAGTATAAGGATGGTTTTGTTGTAGTTACCCTGGGATGGTTTTTGGTATCTATTTACGGGGCCCTGCCCTTTTTAATCTCAGGTGTTTTTAAAAACCCAATTGATGCTTTTTTTGAATCTGTATCTGGTTTTACCACAACAGGAGCAACGGTGATAATGTCTCTGGAAAGTGTCAGTAAAACCGTTTTATTCTGGAGGAGTTTAACCCACTGGTTGGGTGGTATGGGAATTATTGTGATGACAATGGCAATACTGCCTGAGCTGGCAGGTAATATGCATCTATTTAAGGCTGAAGTTCCAGGTCCGCTTCACAACAGAATTCAGCCCCGAATTCAGGATACAGCCAAAACGCTGTGGCTGTTATATTTTTTTATAACAATATGTGAAATTATTTTACTGTGGATATCGGGGGTGCCTTTCTTTGAGTCAATAATTCATTCTTTTGGAACTGTCTCTACAGGAGGGTTTTCATCCCGGGCTTTAAGTGTCAAGGCCTATAACAGCCTGTTGGTTGATACGATAGTTACTTTTTTTATGTTTGTGGCCGGTACCAACTTTAATTTGATTTATGATTTGTTCAGAGGGAAAATAAGGACGTTTATAAAAGATGAAGAATTCAGGTTTTATATCTGGATACTGCTTATTGCTATTTTTCTTGTTTCAATTAATTTAATTTTTAATGTTTATGATAATCCTAATGATGCAATCCGATATGCTTCATTCCAGGTGGTTTCCATATCGAGCACTACTGGATATGCTACTGTTGACTATGATACCTGGCCTCCTTTTAGCCGCTGGATTTTATTGATATTGATGTTTATCGGGGGAAGTGCCGGGTCAACTGCCGGGGGAATAAAGGTAATTCGAATTAAGGTATTGTTTAAAAAAGGGTTACAGGAACTTTACTATTTACTCCACCCCCGGGCCATTAAAAAAATAAAAATTAATAAAATGGTTGTGTCTGAAAGGGTTTCAACAAGTATTCTCGGGTTTTTTTTTCTGTATATTATGGTTTTTGTAATGGTTACCGTAGTCCTGACCTACTTTGGTATAGATTTGATCAGTGCTATATCAGCAGTGGCTGCTACTCTGGGAAATATAGGACCTGGTCTGGAGCTGGTGGGACCGTTAAATTCATATTTACCATTCCCCGATTCTGCTAAATTATTATTATCCTTCTGTATGATGTTGGGGAGACTTGAAATCTATACAATCCTGGTGTTTATGTTTATGGACTGGAGGTAA
- a CDS encoding NAD(P)H-dependent glycerol-3-phosphate dehydrogenase, whose product MSDRISIIGGGSWGTAIAYLLAINGKKVLMYVRDNNQKDSINKKRVNNKYFPDHQLPEGIEATTDIKEVVSFSNIVFLAVPTHATRAVMKKINHLLNEEQILVSTAKGIEEVNFLRNSQIIKEYCNNKIAVLSGPTHAEEVIDGLPTAVVVASRDKEVAESIQDIMMSSTFRVYTNPDVVGVEMGGAVKNIIAVAAGIADGLGYGDNTMAALITRGLHEMSRLGVHFGGKLLTFAGLAGMGDLVVTCTSNHSRNRRFGIKVGKGMNTEEALSSVNQVVEGVRTTRAVYDWYQGKKLNFELPITSQIYQVLFNDKNPLDAVNELMLRGPKHEIEEVVDDVNW is encoded by the coding sequence ATGTCAGATAGGATAAGTATTATCGGTGGAGGTAGCTGGGGGACTGCTATTGCCTATTTGTTGGCCATCAATGGTAAAAAAGTATTAATGTATGTCAGAGATAATAATCAGAAGGATTCAATAAATAAAAAAAGGGTAAATAATAAATATTTTCCTGATCATCAACTCCCTGAAGGGATTGAGGCCACCACAGATATTAAAGAGGTAGTTTCTTTCTCAAATATTGTATTTCTGGCAGTACCTACCCATGCTACCAGGGCTGTTATGAAAAAAATAAATCATCTTTTAAATGAAGAACAGATCCTTGTTTCTACAGCAAAAGGAATTGAAGAGGTCAATTTTTTACGTAATTCCCAGATAATCAAAGAATACTGTAACAATAAAATCGCCGTTTTATCGGGTCCGACCCATGCTGAAGAGGTTATAGATGGTCTGCCAACCGCTGTAGTGGTAGCCTCCCGGGACAAAGAAGTTGCAGAATCCATTCAGGATATCATGATGTCATCAACCTTCAGGGTATATACAAATCCTGATGTAGTCGGAGTAGAAATGGGTGGGGCTGTTAAAAATATAATTGCAGTGGCTGCTGGCATCGCTGATGGCCTTGGGTATGGTGATAATACCATGGCTGCCCTGATTACAAGGGGATTACATGAGATGAGTCGTCTCGGTGTTCATTTTGGAGGAAAATTACTTACTTTTGCCGGTCTGGCCGGTATGGGGGACCTGGTTGTTACCTGTACCAGTAATCATAGCAGGAACAGGAGATTTGGTATAAAAGTAGGAAAGGGTATGAATACGGAAGAGGCCCTGTCAAGTGTAAATCAGGTTGTCGAAGGGGTCAGGACTACCAGGGCGGTTTATGATTGGTATCAGGGTAAAAAACTTAATTTTGAATTACCTATAACCAGTCAAATTTATCAGGTATTATTCAATGATAAAAATCCCCTTGATGCGGTTAATGAATTAATGTTAAGGGGGCCAAAACATGAAATTGAAGAAGTTGTTGATGATGTGAACTGGTAG
- the spoIVA gene encoding stage IV sporulation protein A: MEKFDIYKDIAERTNGDIYIGVVGPVRTGKSTFIKKFMEHNVLPIIEDKFIKERANDELPQSSSGRMIMTTEPKFVPEEAIEIKLEDNLSFRVRLIDCVGYTVPGAVGYEDEEGPRMVSTPWYDHDIPFQEAAEVGTQKVINEHSTIGLVITTDGSFTEIPRHNFVMAEERVVNELKGIGKPFIILLNSSHPGSEETVDLAQKLTEKYDVPVVPVDCINLSKNDIDNILKKVLYEFPVKEFYINLPSWLNKLPDDHWLKQSYDETIRASVANVEKIRDIDEVVDLLADNENTQEVFLENINLGEGLATISVGLLDNLFYEIIKEFSGFEVSNDEDLLSLIQDLSHAKKQYDKVAQAMIDVQEKGYGIVTPDLTDMSFDEPELIKRGNQFGVKLKASAPSIHMIRADIQAEVSPVVGTEKQSEELIKFLQADFDENPNAIWNTEFLGRSLHDLVQEGISNKLYRMPENVQRKLRDTIEKIVNEGSGGLLCIIL, translated from the coding sequence ATGGAGAAATTTGATATCTACAAGGATATCGCCGAAAGAACTAATGGAGATATCTATATAGGGGTGGTTGGACCTGTCCGGACCGGAAAATCAACTTTTATTAAAAAATTTATGGAACATAATGTTCTTCCTATAATAGAAGATAAATTTATTAAAGAGAGAGCCAATGATGAATTACCCCAGAGTTCCAGTGGCCGAATGATTATGACCACAGAACCAAAATTTGTTCCTGAAGAAGCCATTGAAATAAAGCTAGAAGACAATCTTTCCTTCAGGGTCAGGTTAATAGACTGTGTTGGCTATACAGTACCTGGAGCAGTAGGTTATGAAGATGAAGAAGGCCCCAGGATGGTTTCTACTCCATGGTATGACCACGATATTCCCTTCCAGGAAGCTGCAGAAGTAGGAACCCAGAAGGTAATTAATGAACACTCTACTATCGGGCTTGTTATAACCACTGACGGCAGTTTTACTGAGATTCCAAGACATAATTTTGTAATGGCAGAAGAAAGGGTTGTCAATGAATTAAAAGGAATTGGAAAACCATTTATTATATTATTAAATTCTTCCCACCCCGGCAGTGAAGAGACAGTTGACCTTGCTCAAAAGCTAACTGAAAAATATGATGTTCCAGTGGTACCCGTCGATTGTATTAATTTAAGTAAAAATGACATTGATAACATATTGAAAAAAGTATTATATGAATTTCCAGTCAAAGAATTTTATATTAATCTTCCCAGCTGGTTAAATAAGCTACCGGATGATCACTGGTTGAAACAAAGTTATGATGAAACCATAAGGGCTTCAGTAGCCAATGTCGAAAAAATAAGGGATATTGATGAAGTTGTTGATTTGCTGGCAGATAATGAGAATACCCAGGAGGTATTCCTGGAGAACATCAATTTAGGAGAAGGATTAGCTACCATATCAGTTGGTTTACTGGATAATCTTTTCTATGAGATTATAAAAGAATTTTCCGGGTTTGAAGTCAGTAATGATGAAGATTTACTCAGTCTTATTCAAGATTTAAGCCATGCCAAAAAACAGTATGACAAGGTTGCCCAGGCAATGATTGATGTTCAGGAAAAAGGATATGGAATTGTAACACCGGATCTTACCGATATGAGTTTTGATGAACCAGAACTTATAAAACGTGGTAATCAGTTTGGTGTTAAACTAAAGGCATCTGCTCCATCTATACATATGATAAGGGCTGATATTCAGGCTGAAGTTTCACCGGTAGTTGGAACAGAGAAACAATCTGAAGAATTAATTAAGTTCTTACAGGCTGACTTTGATGAAAACCCCAATGCAATCTGGAATACAGAGTTTCTGGGTCGTTCCCTACATGATCTTGTCCAGGAGGGCATATCAAATAAACTATACCGTATGCCAGAAAATGTACAGCGAAAACTCAGGGATACAATAGAAAAAATAGTGAATGAGGGCAGTGGAGGCCTGTTATGTATAATCCTCTAG
- the hslO gene encoding Hsp33 family molecular chaperone HslO, protein MSIERDYLVRGTAAGNSVRFFAATTGNLVKEAQQRHSLSPTACAALGRLLTGGAMFGVMLKEGEDVTLQIKGDGPLGTLMVTADSRGHVRGYVENPSVHLPLNEKGKLNVGSAIGKGMLYVIKDLKMKEPYRGSTPLISGEIGDDLTYYLTRSEQIPSAVALGVLVDKGARVRASGGFMLQLLPDHGDNVVSILETRLNKLKDISRKIDNGMTPEDMVDLLLNGLDWDIKSRVDLKFQCNCSREKMEQVIVSLGKDEVDAIIKEQGKIEAQCRFCNENYIFSPEEVSQLFKSQF, encoded by the coding sequence ATGTCTATTGAAAGGGATTATTTAGTTAGAGGAACAGCTGCCGGTAATTCGGTACGTTTTTTTGCAGCCACTACAGGTAACCTGGTCAAGGAAGCTCAACAGCGTCATAGTCTATCACCAACTGCCTGTGCTGCCCTGGGAAGGTTATTAACAGGTGGAGCTATGTTCGGGGTTATGTTAAAAGAAGGAGAAGATGTAACCCTTCAGATTAAAGGGGATGGTCCTCTGGGCACCCTTATGGTGACAGCTGATAGTCGTGGCCATGTCCGGGGTTATGTGGAAAATCCCTCTGTTCACTTACCACTAAATGAAAAGGGTAAGTTGAATGTCGGTTCTGCAATCGGTAAGGGTATGTTATATGTAATAAAGGATTTAAAAATGAAGGAACCCTACCGGGGATCTACTCCATTAATTTCTGGAGAGATTGGTGATGATTTAACTTATTACCTCACCAGATCAGAACAAATACCCTCTGCTGTTGCCCTTGGTGTTCTCGTTGATAAAGGAGCCCGGGTCAGGGCCAGTGGAGGATTTATGCTACAATTACTCCCAGATCATGGTGATAATGTTGTCAGTATACTGGAAACAAGATTAAATAAACTAAAGGATATTAGCCGTAAAATAGATAATGGTATGACACCCGAAGATATGGTTGATTTGCTGTTAAATGGGCTGGACTGGGACATAAAATCCAGGGTGGATTTAAAATTTCAGTGTAACTGTTCCCGGGAGAAAATGGAACAAGTAATAGTATCTCTCGGGAAAGATGAAGTTGATGCCATTATAAAAGAACAGGGTAAAATTGAGGCCCAGTGTCGTTTTTGTAATGAAAATTATATTTTTTCTCCAGAAGAAGTTAGTCAGCTATTTAAGTCGCAATTTTAA
- a CDS encoding OsmC family protein: MDTFRIEGQWNGNKNMTLNIPHFPHFHSDLTTEFNNFKRYPHPFEYFALSLCGSLTMTIRKNSEEKGINIRNLYLIIEGTVNNELDKLINLTINIHMSSNTTINELASLQKSLLDKDPLFNFIKYSNNINVNWG, translated from the coding sequence TTGGATACCTTCAGAATAGAAGGACAATGGAACGGAAATAAAAATATGACCTTAAATATTCCACATTTTCCCCATTTTCATTCCGATTTAACTACTGAATTCAATAATTTTAAAAGATATCCTCACCCTTTTGAATATTTCGCTCTTTCCCTCTGTGGGAGTTTAACAATGACTATTAGAAAAAACAGTGAAGAAAAAGGTATAAACATAAGAAATCTCTATTTAATTATTGAAGGTACTGTTAATAATGAACTTGATAAATTAATAAATTTAACCATTAACATACATATGTCCAGCAATACAACTATAAATGAGTTAGCCAGTTTACAAAAATCACTACTGGATAAAGACCCCCTTTTCAACTTTATTAAGTACAGCAATAATATTAATGTCAACTGGGGATAA
- a CDS encoding HU family DNA-binding protein, with protein MTKTDLVDAVAAKTGLTKKDSNKAVKAVFDSIVEHLSDESKKAEGDRDSVQIIGFGTFEVKDRSARKGRNPQTGEEITIPARTVPVFRPGKSFKEAVEK; from the coding sequence ATGACAAAAACTGATTTAGTTGATGCTGTTGCTGCAAAAACTGGTTTAACAAAAAAGGACAGCAATAAAGCAGTAAAAGCAGTTTTTGATTCAATTGTCGAACATTTAAGTGATGAGTCTAAAAAAGCCGAAGGTGATCGTGATAGTGTACAGATAATTGGATTTGGTACTTTTGAAGTTAAAGATCGTAGTGCCCGTAAGGGACGTAATCCCCAGACCGGTGAGGAGATTACTATTCCGGCCAGGACAGTACCTGTTTTCAGGCCTGGTAAATCATTTAAAGAAGCTGTAGAAAAATAA
- a CDS encoding CDP-alcohol phosphatidyltransferase family protein, with product MNILPNLLTLVRIVLIPVYINYFISGDYITAAVIFSISGLSDFFDGFLARRYNVTSKLGRILDPLADKLTIISILFLLVTVDIIPELAAIVILTREILVLLGSGIAYVLGIDMINPSILGKISVFLLYVTLAGKLFDIKYIDIILIYIVIPLNVISAIGYTITAVKKVRA from the coding sequence GTGAATATACTACCAAATTTACTAACCCTGGTCAGAATAGTATTAATTCCTGTATATATTAATTATTTTATAAGTGGTGATTATATCACTGCTGCAGTAATATTTTCTATATCAGGATTATCTGATTTTTTTGATGGTTTTCTGGCGAGAAGATACAATGTAACAAGCAAGCTGGGGAGGATTTTGGACCCTCTGGCAGACAAACTTACTATTATAAGTATTTTGTTTTTACTGGTTACGGTTGATATTATCCCTGAACTGGCTGCTATTGTTATTTTAACCAGAGAGATACTGGTATTATTGGGTTCAGGGATAGCATATGTTTTAGGAATAGATATGATTAATCCCAGTATCCTCGGGAAAATATCAGTTTTTTTATTATATGTCACCCTGGCCGGTAAGCTTTTTGATATAAAATATATTGATATTATTCTTATATACATAGTTATTCCCTTAAATGTAATATCAGCAATAGGATACACCATAACGGCGGTTAAAAAGGTCAGGGCCTAA
- the plsY gene encoding glycerol-3-phosphate 1-O-acyltransferase PlsY — MGIITIAIGYIIGSIPFAYIVTRLISGKDVRKFGSGNVGATNATRVMGLPYGLMVAGLDIFKGYIAVLLARFILPVETPYYFIILAGVAAIIGHNWSVFLKFTGGKGVATTCGVLLNLIPVIFLIYVLIWIVIVLSTRYVSLASILGGIALPFVTYYVNGNILNVILTAFLGILILYRHKGNIKRLLSGIENRMKWPPKIEGSDSDVR, encoded by the coding sequence ATGGGTATTATAACGATAGCAATAGGTTATATAATAGGTTCAATTCCTTTTGCCTATATTGTAACCAGGTTAATCTCTGGTAAAGATGTCAGGAAATTTGGCAGTGGGAATGTAGGTGCGACCAATGCCACCAGGGTTATGGGGTTACCGTATGGTTTAATGGTTGCTGGCCTGGATATTTTTAAAGGATATATTGCTGTATTACTGGCACGGTTTATCCTTCCGGTGGAAACCCCCTATTATTTTATTATTCTGGCCGGGGTGGCAGCCATTATCGGTCATAACTGGTCTGTATTCTTAAAATTTACCGGGGGTAAGGGAGTAGCAACAACCTGTGGAGTATTATTAAATTTAATACCTGTAATTTTTTTAATATATGTACTAATCTGGATTGTGATAGTTCTCTCTACCAGATATGTTTCCCTTGCTTCAATATTAGGGGGGATTGCTTTACCTTTTGTTACATATTATGTAAATGGAAATATATTGAATGTTATTCTTACTGCTTTTCTGGGTATATTGATTTTATATAGACATAAAGGTAATATTAAACGGCTTCTTTCAGGAATCGAAAACAGAATGAAATGGCCTCCCAAGATTGAAGGGAGTGATAGTGATGTCAGATAG
- a CDS encoding response regulator, whose product MSKKILIVDDAAFMRLTLKNLLENEGYDVIGEASNGQEAVELYQELEPDLVTLDITMPEMDGISALKEIKGIDPDAKIIMCSAMGQQSMVIEAIEAGAKDFIVKPFKEDRVKKAVKKIFNKD is encoded by the coding sequence ATGTCTAAAAAAATATTAATAGTTGACGATGCTGCATTTATGAGACTAACCTTAAAGAATTTGCTTGAGAATGAGGGGTATGATGTAATTGGAGAGGCTTCTAATGGGCAGGAGGCTGTAGAACTTTATCAGGAATTAGAGCCTGATCTGGTTACTCTGGATATTACTATGCCGGAAATGGATGGTATTTCGGCCTTAAAAGAAATTAAAGGAATTGATCCGGACGCAAAAATTATTATGTGCAGTGCCATGGGGCAACAATCAATGGTTATTGAAGCAATTGAAGCAGGAGCTAAAGATTTTATAGTCAAGCCCTTTAAAGAGGATAGAGTTAAGAAAGCTGTTAAAAAAATATTTAATAAAGATTAA